From one Butyricimonas faecihominis genomic stretch:
- a CDS encoding RNA polymerase sigma factor, producing the protein MGQWNWKKQIECNMRNIVADIREGDKNSFKEFFGDYYPILCVFASKYVKNEEQCKDIAQETLLSYWEKRADFEDIYKVKGFLYMVARNRCLNYLKREQVNQAYVDEANRESEEYFQEEVIEQETYMLVRKAIEGLPPQMRTIIKYAMEGLKNPQIASEMGIAEGTVHALKKTAYRKLREQLKEHFYLLFFV; encoded by the coding sequence ATGGGTCAATGGAATTGGAAAAAACAGATTGAGTGTAATATGCGGAATATCGTGGCAGATATAAGGGAGGGAGATAAGAACTCGTTTAAGGAGTTCTTTGGAGATTATTATCCTATCCTATGTGTATTTGCCTCAAAGTATGTGAAGAACGAGGAGCAATGCAAGGATATCGCGCAGGAGACGCTATTGAGTTATTGGGAGAAACGGGCTGATTTCGAGGATATATATAAAGTAAAGGGATTTCTTTATATGGTGGCACGTAACCGGTGTTTGAATTACTTGAAACGAGAGCAAGTAAATCAGGCATACGTGGACGAGGCGAACCGGGAATCAGAAGAATATTTTCAAGAAGAGGTTATCGAGCAAGAAACTTATATGTTGGTCCGGAAAGCCATTGAGGGGTTGCCTCCTCAGATGAGAACCATCATCAAGTATGCCATGGAAGGATTGAAAAACCCACAGATTGCCAGTGAGATGGGGATTGCCGAGGGGACAGTTCATGCTTTGAAAAAAACAGCTTATCGTAAATTGCGGGAACAGTTAAAAGAGCATTTTTATCTCCTATTTTTTGTCTAA
- a CDS encoding PKD-like family lipoprotein, whose protein sequence is MDMLKYILLTVVTCLSLWGCYDDKGNYDYHDLDEIVIDSTGAGILANYSVNRLDVLDIPIKVYFKGKLVNGSEYLYPELECNWVVYQQGTDVPIAGRDTIAEGIELSLPLNLDARQWELVFTVLNKETGVRAFMKFGLKVNAGLSEGWMVLYERDGKTDVGILANKRIAPNVVNEQVWVDVFETFTGASLEGEPVRLLYSKVTKPEVVMAVTKKDMVAVDPLSFTKLYSFDALFWTAPEVKAPGYYTAFYNKREMVINDGKVHTANYTTSGSDRSSIHFGAPCYGGYGRLANWSPTTSSYSAVLYDEVQQCFKCVKANSSEVSDFPAQDAAVAFDCKNVGLELVASDYGRAIMSSGFVMGHYEDIVMRDATGHYYLLIADFSSQTMVGVGKYDMGRCEGLSDGIVSVAAGYKGEIFYYATGNGLYLYDYKGTNTTGDGPVWNVPTGEQITCIRLQKYCYGTTMMAPIPVNDCEVLYVATYNEKEGNGTVYQFMVDPSSGAVDKGSLLSFSGFGKIKDMGWKIE, encoded by the coding sequence ATGGATATGTTAAAATATATATTATTGACCGTCGTGACTTGTTTGAGTTTATGGGGGTGTTATGATGATAAAGGTAATTACGATTACCATGATTTGGATGAGATTGTTATTGATTCAACAGGCGCAGGGATTCTGGCGAATTATTCTGTTAATCGGTTAGACGTTTTGGATATACCCATAAAGGTGTATTTCAAAGGAAAGTTAGTGAATGGTTCAGAATATCTGTATCCCGAACTGGAATGTAACTGGGTGGTGTATCAACAGGGAACAGATGTTCCGATTGCGGGAAGAGATACGATTGCGGAAGGAATCGAGTTGAGTCTTCCGTTGAATCTGGATGCTCGCCAATGGGAGTTGGTGTTCACCGTGTTAAATAAGGAAACGGGAGTTCGTGCATTTATGAAGTTCGGGTTGAAAGTTAATGCCGGTTTGAGTGAGGGATGGATGGTGTTGTATGAAAGAGATGGAAAGACTGACGTGGGGATCTTGGCTAATAAACGGATTGCACCGAATGTTGTTAACGAACAGGTTTGGGTTGATGTGTTTGAAACGTTTACTGGTGCATCGTTAGAGGGGGAACCTGTGCGATTGTTGTATTCGAAAGTGACGAAACCGGAGGTTGTTATGGCTGTTACCAAAAAGGATATGGTTGCGGTAGACCCATTGTCTTTTACTAAATTGTATTCTTTTGATGCCTTGTTTTGGACGGCTCCCGAAGTGAAAGCACCGGGGTATTACACTGCATTTTATAACAAGCGAGAAATGGTTATTAATGACGGGAAAGTACATACGGCTAATTACACGACGAGTGGTTCGGACAGATCGTCCATTCATTTTGGTGCGCCTTGTTACGGAGGATACGGGCGATTGGCGAATTGGAGTCCTACAACGTCATCTTATAGTGCTGTCTTGTATGATGAGGTTCAGCAATGCTTTAAATGTGTGAAAGCAAATAGTTCTGAGGTTTCTGATTTCCCTGCTCAAGATGCAGCAGTAGCTTTTGATTGTAAGAACGTGGGGTTGGAATTGGTGGCGAGTGATTATGGTCGGGCCATTATGTCTTCTGGTTTTGTTATGGGGCATTACGAGGATATTGTGATGAGAGATGCTACCGGGCATTATTATCTGTTGATTGCTGATTTTAGTTCTCAAACGATGGTTGGTGTCGGGAAGTATGATATGGGAAGATGTGAAGGTTTGTCGGATGGAATAGTTTCTGTTGCGGCAGGGTATAAGGGAGAGATTTTTTATTATGCTACAGGTAACGGGCTTTATCTATACGATTATAAGGGGACGAATACGACGGGGGATGGACCTGTTTGGAATGTGCCGACAGGAGAACAGATCACTTGTATCCGGTTGCAGAAATATTGTTACGGGACGACGATGATGGCTCCCATTCCGGTAAATGATTGCGAGGTGCTGTATGTCGCCACGTACAACGAGAAGGAAGGTAATGGAACCGTGTACCAATTCATGGTTGACCCTTCCAGCGGAGCCGTGGACAAAGGGAGCCTGCTATCTTTCTCCGGTTTCGGAAAGATAAAAGATATGGGATGGAAAATAGAATAG
- a CDS encoding RagB/SusD family nutrient uptake outer membrane protein: MRNILLFLLLLGVAGCNDFLEESSQDEIRPSTVEDLMQVMTGEGYPMNFLEYGYTELLTDNVKCNGSSSDGSMISTMDNMRSLFLWEDDMFEKLTEDGYNSWKALYRKIMGCNTILGYIDKVSGSQEVKNNLCGQAYVLRAYYYFLLVNYYGMPYNVGDPKTNLGVPLKLVMDVNDGFMKRNTVAEVYDQIVKDLEVGIQLLEEHPKDMSLYKINALAGEAILCRVYLYMEDWDHALEYANKVLKKKPTLLSFASMPTGMMEPGFMGPTWSVYNLSVSDEIIWMYGDYKTFSSCFPSLQGSIPPFSISEDLQNLYEYNDWGYDTESGQWYYNYGDLRLPAYYQYVMDFTTMFVGYIFGYKGGPSQNYASFGIRTAEMYLNRAEAHIRKFMETGNDEFRVLALADLNRLRATRFDTQNVAYKDVDFSDKDDLWNFYEKERRRELAFEGHRWFDLRRFGMPELTHIYFVEKGLEETVTLQEGDPRYVLPIPPSAMDNNTYLTQNKR, from the coding sequence ATGAGAAATATACTATTGTTTTTATTGTTGTTGGGGGTCGCCGGATGTAACGACTTCTTGGAAGAATCTAGTCAAGACGAGATCCGTCCGTCGACGGTGGAGGATTTGATGCAGGTAATGACTGGCGAGGGATATCCGATGAATTTCTTGGAGTACGGTTATACCGAGCTATTGACTGACAATGTAAAATGTAACGGATCAAGTAGCGATGGCTCAATGATCAGCACGATGGACAACATGCGCTCCCTGTTCCTTTGGGAAGACGATATGTTCGAGAAATTGACAGAAGACGGGTATAATTCTTGGAAAGCTTTGTATCGCAAGATCATGGGCTGTAACACAATTTTAGGCTATATAGATAAAGTGAGCGGTTCTCAAGAGGTAAAGAACAATCTGTGCGGTCAAGCCTATGTGCTACGAGCTTACTACTATTTCTTGTTGGTGAATTACTATGGAATGCCTTATAATGTTGGCGACCCCAAGACGAACTTGGGAGTACCCTTGAAATTGGTGATGGACGTAAACGACGGTTTTATGAAGAGGAATACGGTGGCCGAGGTATATGATCAGATCGTGAAGGATTTGGAGGTTGGAATCCAATTATTAGAGGAACATCCTAAAGATATGTCTTTGTATAAAATTAATGCATTGGCTGGTGAAGCGATATTGTGTCGAGTGTACCTTTACATGGAGGATTGGGACCACGCGTTGGAATATGCGAATAAGGTGTTAAAGAAAAAGCCGACGTTACTTTCCTTCGCGAGTATGCCGACAGGGATGATGGAACCAGGATTTATGGGTCCAACTTGGTCAGTTTACAATTTGTCCGTAAGTGATGAGATTATTTGGATGTATGGTGATTATAAAACATTCTCATCTTGTTTTCCATCCTTGCAAGGATCAATCCCGCCTTTCTCGATTTCCGAAGACTTGCAGAATTTGTATGAATATAATGATTGGGGGTATGATACCGAGTCGGGTCAATGGTATTACAATTATGGCGATTTGCGCTTGCCCGCATATTATCAATACGTGATGGACTTTACTACAATGTTTGTAGGTTATATTTTCGGGTATAAAGGCGGACCGAGCCAGAATTATGCCAGTTTTGGTATTCGAACGGCAGAGATGTATTTGAACCGGGCAGAGGCACACATACGAAAATTCATGGAGACGGGAAACGATGAGTTCCGGGTGTTGGCATTAGCGGATCTGAATAGATTGCGAGCCACCCGTTTTGATACGCAAAATGTAGCTTATAAAGATGTGGACTTCTCGGACAAGGATGATTTGTGGAACTTTTATGAAAAAGAACGACGCCGCGAGTTGGCCTTTGAAGGACATCGTTGGTTTGACTTACGCCGTTTCGGGATGCCGGAGTTGACTCACATTTACTTTGTGGAGAAAGGATTGGAGGAAACGGTCACTTTACAAGAGGGTGATCCCCGCTACGTGTTGCCAATTCCACCATCAGCCATGGATAATAATACTTATTTAACACAAAATAAACGTTAA
- a CDS encoding TlpA family protein disulfide reductase: MKCNYLLTLLGILGILFSSVKVSDAQMTVAKIDQQPVEKQAENGIRFFEGSWEQALAEAKSTGKPIFMDCYTSWCVPCKMLATTVFTKKEVGDYFNSHFINVKMDMESKEGKTLNKQYEILGYPTLLFIDGGGNMFHRIVGTTPAEILLKEAARALDGNGYSVMKKKYGEGNRQPDFIQEYMEVLSVAGEDKVAARVCVDYFNTLEKSRLKEPEYWKLFQKYVKDVDAGISKYMYKNREEFITLFGEKEVNRKLYQLYSEGAYRYWKDDVFDTKGFDRYTSQLMKTDLKQREQIIDEARMYYAMKTNNWQEYIRLGNERIKKGLNDDFMIYNWGLKVNVLCKDMVLREEAAKWLDVIAANCDKKPNDKDMAALKNTFLGVADKLRHPEKNDKNYRPTINISGKVAALREGEDMIRVIKKEGFFKEVVDSCAIKSDGTYELKMRVATPGVYILECQGGQRVEFWAGTEDLSVDFPGFGNAKFKVVRPSYYPIRGGKDNEVMNALNWEVFQMYEMLTKVPVPIREYISLADSVKRQLAVEVADIVSGDLPNRLQYWAELYADREAVIAILKALEKNEYAEMVKKIAANLSKLYPTSTAVKEFQEVLTQKELSGQGQVAPEFACPTPDGKKNMGPQDFRGKILVMDFWASWCGPCRAEIPHLKEAYAKYGDKGVAFFSVSIDKSDAAWKKALGEENMPWEQVCAPQAGKDVMRLYQFSGIPYVLVLDKEGRIVGTNLRGQALMDKLEELVNGSKPKAAKSSMMMVR; encoded by the coding sequence ATGAAATGTAATTATTTATTGACGCTTCTTGGGATACTGGGAATTTTATTCTCAAGTGTAAAGGTGTCTGATGCGCAAATGACGGTTGCCAAAATCGATCAACAGCCTGTTGAAAAACAGGCAGAAAACGGAATTCGTTTTTTCGAAGGTTCATGGGAACAGGCTTTGGCTGAGGCAAAAAGTACTGGTAAACCGATATTTATGGATTGTTACACCTCTTGGTGTGTGCCTTGTAAAATGTTGGCGACAACCGTGTTCACGAAGAAAGAGGTCGGGGATTATTTTAACTCCCATTTCATTAACGTGAAGATGGATATGGAATCCAAAGAGGGTAAAACGTTGAATAAACAATATGAGATCCTAGGTTATCCTACATTGCTTTTTATTGATGGGGGAGGTAATATGTTTCATCGGATTGTCGGGACTACGCCTGCAGAGATACTGTTGAAAGAGGCCGCTCGTGCCTTGGACGGGAATGGATATAGCGTGATGAAAAAGAAGTATGGAGAGGGTAATCGTCAGCCGGATTTTATACAAGAGTATATGGAAGTGTTGAGTGTTGCCGGGGAAGATAAGGTTGCTGCCCGTGTATGTGTGGATTATTTCAATACGTTGGAGAAGTCTAGATTGAAAGAACCGGAGTATTGGAAACTTTTTCAAAAATATGTAAAAGATGTAGATGCTGGCATCTCTAAGTACATGTATAAAAATCGGGAAGAATTTATCACGCTTTTCGGGGAGAAAGAAGTAAATCGGAAATTGTATCAATTGTATAGTGAGGGGGCTTACCGTTACTGGAAGGATGATGTGTTTGACACGAAAGGGTTTGATCGGTACACGAGTCAATTAATGAAGACCGATCTGAAGCAGAGAGAACAGATTATAGATGAGGCTCGTATGTATTATGCCATGAAAACGAATAATTGGCAAGAATATATTCGGTTGGGAAATGAACGAATCAAGAAAGGATTGAATGACGATTTCATGATTTATAATTGGGGGTTGAAAGTGAATGTTTTGTGTAAGGACATGGTGTTACGTGAAGAGGCGGCTAAATGGCTTGATGTAATTGCAGCCAATTGCGATAAAAAGCCGAATGATAAAGATATGGCTGCTTTGAAGAATACATTTTTGGGTGTAGCTGATAAATTAAGACACCCGGAGAAGAATGATAAAAATTATCGTCCGACGATCAATATTTCCGGGAAAGTAGCAGCTTTACGGGAAGGAGAGGATATGATCCGTGTGATCAAGAAGGAGGGGTTTTTTAAGGAGGTTGTCGATTCGTGTGCAATAAAATCTGATGGAACTTACGAGTTGAAAATGCGTGTAGCGACTCCGGGTGTGTATATATTGGAATGTCAAGGAGGCCAAAGAGTGGAATTTTGGGCTGGGACGGAGGATTTGAGTGTTGATTTTCCCGGTTTTGGTAATGCGAAATTTAAAGTTGTTCGTCCTTCTTATTACCCGATCCGTGGAGGAAAGGATAATGAGGTGATGAACGCTCTGAACTGGGAAGTTTTTCAAATGTATGAAATGTTGACAAAGGTTCCTGTTCCTATTCGTGAATATATCAGTTTGGCTGATAGTGTAAAAAGGCAATTGGCCGTTGAGGTCGCTGATATTGTGAGTGGGGATTTACCGAATCGTTTACAATATTGGGCTGAGTTGTATGCTGATAGGGAGGCTGTTATAGCGATCTTAAAAGCTCTGGAGAAAAATGAATATGCGGAAATGGTAAAAAAAATTGCAGCAAATTTGTCAAAATTGTATCCAACAAGTACAGCTGTGAAAGAGTTTCAAGAGGTGTTAACTCAGAAAGAATTATCAGGACAAGGTCAGGTTGCACCGGAATTTGCTTGTCCGACACCTGACGGGAAAAAGAATATGGGACCACAAGATTTTCGTGGAAAGATTCTTGTCATGGACTTTTGGGCATCTTGGTGTGGTCCTTGTCGTGCTGAGATTCCCCATTTGAAAGAGGCCTATGCGAAGTATGGCGATAAAGGAGTAGCCTTCTTTAGCGTGTCAATTGATAAGAGCGATGCCGCTTGGAAAAAAGCTTTAGGTGAAGAAAATATGCCTTGGGAACAGGTGTGTGCCCCGCAGGCAGGGAAAGATGTGATGAGATTGTACCAATTCTCAGGGATCCCTTATGTTCTAGTTCTGGATAAAGAGGGGCGCATTGTTGGAACGAATTTGAGAGGTCAGGCATTAATGGATAAGTTGGAAGAATTGGTAAATGGGAGTAAACCCAAAGCAGCTAAATCATCTATGATGATGGTGAGATAG
- a CDS encoding SusC/RagA family TonB-linked outer membrane protein, producing MKKNDTSISSKRRKWRKSLLVMNLKVMLLLYTCLYIPTSVYAQEVRLTVKMENATLEQVIWHIQQETDFVFMYGSNDVAEVKGLNVNMKNKTISEILDHCLKSTHLRYEIQNNAIVIRKQDEKDKERVVIKGMVKDTRGEPLPGVTILEKGTSVGVATDREGRFTFTTVKSDQIVLVFSFVGMKTKEIAWKGQEDLNVVLEEEAQSMDEVVVTGYQRMKKSNMAGSVSTVKAEDLVLTGTQSLEAALQGKLTGVDIQNQSGLVGTRQKVRVRGTSTLLGSQEPVWVVDGIIQTDPLPFKATDLSMASTDPDNIDMIRNFVGSSISWLNPADIKDITVLKDASATAIYGVKAANGVIVINTKRGEKGRMSINYSGSFSIGSKVTYDKLDLMNSKERVDVSREIFTRGLCGTQPLLKVGYQDLLRQYLEDKISHETFNAGVKKLEVVNTDWFDLLYENPFSYANTLSMSGGNEKITYYASFGVSNNNGTAKGNDSKSYQGSVNVTTTFWNCLDFSARVNGNVQKTRAYHSCVEPYTYASTTSRVIQAFDDEGELYYYHHNNGYKYNVLNELAESGNENTTSSLNTNVSLNWNIMKGLRYEMLLGYNYSSSHGESWATERTNYITYMRKYEFGQYNAQDEAYKASYLPHGGVLNLQETRNESYTWRNQLSYVKNFGRHLLTATLGHEISSSTYGGFTGTFYGYLPDRGKTIKNPPLNIESHEQLYPNTNYAQGSYSIIDNKTNQVSVYGALSYTFDERYVFNASLRSDASNRFGQDKNSRFLPVWSFGLRWNMGREHFFEGQNFLNECSFRLTYGYQGNASEAACSDLIARIPSDNEGGIVMGEYVLNIKSLPNPQLRWEKTATLNAGIDFAFWKNKINGSFEYYHKKTTDAIVEKTVPLENGVVSMPMNGGTLENSGWELSFSFAPIRTKNFMWSVSLNTSQNFNKVTDALESNKNWTQATTGRVNKEGYAMSSFWAFEMEGVDPKTGVPVYNLPDVDSPEAQADATVYMKYMGKLNPDFTSGLSMIFRYKNLSLSSSFYLSLGGKKFLAPMFSSDMYNDTPNEYNNLPKEWVGRWRKPGDVTNIPSLPFRNCGSIDLPNGKAYLYQMYNYTTDRVVNASYLRCNSISLSYNLSSGLIRKFAQNVGFSFNVTNPFTIVSSDFKGKDPEVASGSQPLARNYSFSMSLSF from the coding sequence ATGAAAAAAAATGACACGTCCATTTCTTCTAAGCGAAGAAAATGGCGAAAATCTTTATTAGTTATGAATTTGAAAGTGATGTTGCTACTGTACACTTGCTTGTACATACCAACGTCTGTCTATGCACAGGAAGTCCGTCTGACAGTAAAGATGGAGAACGCCACCTTAGAGCAGGTAATTTGGCACATTCAACAGGAGACTGATTTCGTGTTCATGTACGGATCAAATGACGTTGCCGAGGTGAAAGGACTGAATGTGAACATGAAGAATAAAACCATTAGCGAAATTTTAGATCATTGTTTGAAAAGTACGCATTTACGTTATGAAATTCAAAACAACGCAATTGTCATCCGCAAGCAGGACGAGAAAGACAAGGAACGAGTGGTAATCAAAGGTATGGTGAAAGACACGAGGGGAGAACCATTGCCCGGAGTGACAATTTTGGAAAAAGGAACTTCCGTGGGAGTTGCAACCGACAGGGAGGGACGTTTCACATTTACAACGGTCAAGAGCGACCAGATCGTGCTAGTGTTCTCTTTCGTGGGAATGAAGACAAAGGAGATAGCTTGGAAGGGACAAGAAGACTTAAACGTCGTACTAGAGGAAGAAGCACAATCCATGGATGAAGTGGTTGTCACAGGTTACCAGAGAATGAAAAAATCAAACATGGCCGGTTCCGTGAGTACGGTAAAGGCAGAGGATTTGGTCTTAACGGGTACTCAATCTTTAGAGGCGGCTTTACAGGGGAAATTAACAGGGGTTGACATTCAAAACCAGAGCGGATTGGTAGGTACCCGGCAAAAGGTGCGTGTACGAGGTACCTCCACGCTTTTGGGTAGCCAAGAGCCAGTGTGGGTAGTTGATGGTATAATTCAAACGGATCCGCTTCCCTTCAAGGCCACCGATTTGTCCATGGCGAGCACGGATCCGGATAATATCGACATGATTCGCAACTTCGTGGGTAGCTCGATCTCTTGGTTGAACCCAGCGGACATTAAGGATATTACGGTATTGAAGGACGCCTCGGCCACGGCCATTTATGGAGTGAAAGCAGCTAATGGCGTTATTGTCATTAACACGAAACGAGGAGAGAAGGGACGTATGTCCATCAATTATTCCGGTAGCTTTTCGATTGGCTCCAAAGTAACCTATGATAAATTAGATTTGATGAATTCCAAAGAACGTGTAGACGTGTCTCGAGAGATTTTCACGAGAGGACTGTGTGGCACGCAACCGTTATTGAAAGTGGGCTATCAAGACTTGCTTCGACAGTATCTGGAGGACAAGATTTCCCACGAAACATTCAATGCAGGCGTGAAGAAGTTGGAGGTGGTAAACACCGATTGGTTCGATTTATTGTACGAGAATCCGTTCAGCTATGCCAACACCCTTAGTATGTCTGGTGGTAACGAGAAGATCACGTACTACGCATCCTTCGGTGTATCCAACAATAACGGTACGGCTAAAGGTAATGATTCGAAAAGCTACCAAGGGAGCGTTAACGTGACGACTACTTTTTGGAACTGTCTGGATTTCTCCGCCCGAGTGAACGGGAACGTGCAGAAGACCCGCGCCTACCACTCCTGCGTGGAGCCATATACCTACGCATCCACGACTAGTAGAGTGATACAAGCTTTCGATGACGAAGGGGAATTATACTACTATCACCATAATAATGGTTACAAATACAACGTGTTGAACGAGTTGGCGGAATCCGGAAACGAGAACACGACCAGTTCTTTAAACACGAACGTGAGCTTGAATTGGAACATCATGAAAGGCCTCCGTTACGAGATGTTGCTTGGTTACAACTACTCCTCTTCCCACGGAGAATCCTGGGCAACGGAGCGAACCAATTACATCACTTACATGCGTAAATACGAGTTCGGTCAATACAATGCCCAAGACGAGGCATACAAAGCCAGCTACCTACCACATGGTGGTGTATTAAACTTACAGGAAACCCGCAACGAAAGCTACACGTGGCGTAACCAGTTATCCTACGTGAAGAACTTCGGCCGACATTTGCTGACTGCCACGTTGGGCCACGAGATCAGCAGTTCCACGTATGGAGGGTTTACCGGTACATTTTACGGATATTTGCCCGATCGCGGGAAAACGATTAAAAATCCACCGTTGAACATCGAATCGCATGAACAGCTTTATCCCAACACAAATTATGCCCAAGGTTCATATAGCATTATAGATAATAAGACCAATCAAGTGTCTGTGTATGGGGCACTCAGCTACACATTCGACGAGCGTTATGTATTCAACGCCAGTTTGCGTTCTGACGCGTCCAACCGTTTCGGACAAGACAAAAATTCCCGTTTCTTACCAGTGTGGTCGTTCGGGTTGCGCTGGAATATGGGTCGGGAACACTTCTTCGAGGGGCAAAATTTCTTGAACGAGTGCAGTTTCCGGTTGACCTATGGATACCAAGGTAATGCCAGTGAAGCCGCTTGTTCCGATTTGATTGCTAGGATACCATCGGACAACGAAGGTGGTATTGTTATGGGAGAATACGTGCTGAATATCAAAAGTCTACCGAATCCGCAACTTAGATGGGAGAAGACGGCCACGTTGAATGCCGGGATCGATTTCGCTTTTTGGAAAAATAAGATCAACGGTTCGTTTGAGTATTACCATAAAAAGACGACTGATGCCATTGTCGAAAAGACAGTGCCGTTAGAGAATGGTGTGGTGAGCATGCCAATGAACGGTGGTACGCTGGAAAACTCGGGATGGGAATTGAGTTTCAGTTTTGCCCCTATTCGCACGAAGAATTTCATGTGGTCGGTGAGCTTGAACACGTCACAAAACTTCAACAAGGTGACGGACGCCTTGGAATCCAATAAAAATTGGACACAGGCGACAACCGGTAGGGTAAACAAGGAAGGCTATGCCATGTCCAGTTTCTGGGCGTTCGAGATGGAAGGGGTAGATCCGAAAACGGGCGTACCCGTGTACAACCTGCCAGACGTGGATAGTCCGGAGGCTCAGGCTGACGCAACAGTGTATATGAAATATATGGGTAAATTGAACCCAGATTTCACTTCCGGGTTGAGCATGATTTTCCGTTACAAGAACTTGTCATTGTCTTCGTCTTTCTATCTTTCTCTAGGTGGAAAGAAATTCCTAGCACCGATGTTCTCCTCGGATATGTACAACGACACACCGAACGAATATAATAATTTGCCCAAAGAGTGGGTGGGACGTTGGCGGAAACCGGGCGACGTGACGAACATTCCTTCTTTGCCGTTTAGAAATTGCGGCTCTATCGACCTGCCGAACGGCAAAGCGTACCTGTATCAGATGTATAATTACACGACGGACCGAGTCGTGAACGCTTCCTATTTGAGGTGCAATAGTATTTCGCTGTCTTACAATTTGTCCAGCGGACTGATTCGAAAGTTTGCCCAAAATGTGGGATTCTCGTTTAACGTAACCAACCCGTTCACGATCGTGAGCAGTGATTTCAAGGGTAAAGATCCGGAGGTTGCCTCAGGTTCTCAACCGTTAGCTAGGAATTATTCCTTTAGCATGAGTTTAAGTTTCTAA
- a CDS encoding thioredoxin family protein: MYCKLFIVLAMSFTSVVGFAQSKNTATEVLDYREMDGKMIVDVMVNGRFLPFALDLAGHTTILSKYVDEANPEKHIAHRLLDSTFLYKDMSLPRLETFGWVTLGNVAYANNLTACVLEEAPYFQKLGIAGVLGGEMFLGKVLTIDTQRKKLTVSTPTAPPYMQEDYQMKMELVAGTTVACEIILDEEVFPVVLDTWNEGFVSMTPEDFAKVNGKKGGKASITKGYLPTEKATATKVVAKGRFVNEELGEVVVAKNENLPRSILGSDILRKGIVTIDYKKQKLYFQPFDLVKVQNDGMDNVVTEIVPGKLNSINRKYFLEHLYDYRKDKEFIFKGNKPIVIDFWATWCKPCMQLMPELEKMAERYKDQVVFMKIDVDKEKELCAVFNVKLIPMLLLVPVSGKPTVLEGYQPEKCEEIIQEQLLK; the protein is encoded by the coding sequence ATGTATTGCAAATTATTTATAGTATTGGCAATGTCGTTTACTTCAGTAGTGGGATTTGCGCAGTCGAAGAACACCGCCACTGAGGTGTTAGATTACCGTGAAATGGACGGGAAAATGATTGTGGATGTGATGGTAAACGGGCGATTCCTCCCGTTCGCACTCGATCTAGCTGGGCATACGACCATTTTGTCGAAATATGTGGACGAGGCAAACCCCGAAAAGCATATAGCACATCGACTATTGGATTCCACTTTCTTGTACAAAGATATGTCCTTGCCCCGATTGGAGACTTTCGGGTGGGTAACATTAGGAAATGTTGCCTACGCAAATAATCTCACCGCTTGCGTGTTGGAAGAAGCTCCTTATTTTCAAAAACTTGGCATAGCCGGAGTACTTGGCGGCGAAATGTTTTTAGGAAAAGTACTGACGATCGACACCCAACGCAAGAAATTGACCGTATCAACACCGACCGCCCCCCCTTACATGCAAGAGGATTATCAGATGAAGATGGAGCTAGTAGCCGGTACGACTGTCGCTTGTGAGATAATATTGGATGAAGAAGTTTTTCCTGTAGTTTTAGACACTTGGAACGAGGGATTCGTTTCCATGACCCCGGAAGATTTCGCCAAGGTAAACGGCAAAAAAGGTGGCAAGGCATCCATTACGAAGGGATATCTGCCGACGGAAAAGGCTACCGCCACCAAGGTCGTTGCTAAAGGTCGTTTCGTGAATGAGGAGTTGGGTGAAGTGGTCGTGGCCAAGAACGAAAATCTGCCCCGTTCCATACTGGGATCCGACATTCTCAGAAAAGGAATCGTCACCATTGATTACAAAAAGCAGAAACTTTATTTCCAACCATTTGATTTGGTGAAGGTGCAAAATGACGGGATGGACAATGTCGTGACTGAAATTGTGCCCGGCAAATTGAACTCGATTAACCGAAAGTATTTTTTGGAGCATCTTTACGATTATCGTAAAGATAAAGAGTTCATATTTAAAGGAAATAAACCGATAGTTATCGATTTCTGGGCAACGTGGTGCAAACCTTGTATGCAATTGATGCCCGAGTTGGAAAAAATGGCCGAGAGGTACAAAGACCAAGTGGTGTTCATGAAAATAGACGTGGACAAGGAAAAAGAACTTTGTGCGGTGTTCAATGTAAAACTGATTCCAATGTTACTTTTAGTACCAGTAAGTGGAAAACCAACGGTACTAGAAGGATACCAACCAGAGAAATGTGAGGAAATCATTCAAGAACAGTTGTTGAAATAA